Proteins from a single region of Thermotoga maritima MSB8:
- a CDS encoding LysE family translocator, whose product MISIFFGSFLVGLSGAVAPGPLMMIAVYQSAKSWKNSIKLIFGHVVLEAFLVLLLVLGFQWVLKSPLVTKVIGLLGGSFLAFMGVSQLTAIKGEISQVEKTDQKIPLPITGALVSLSNPYFLLWWMSVGSAFLVKAQTSLLAGVTAFYFGHILSDILWYSLIGVFGNTILKSSLIYKIVMTVTGLFLIGFGLFFVLDSLR is encoded by the coding sequence ATGATTTCCATATTCTTCGGGAGTTTCCTTGTGGGACTTTCCGGTGCAGTTGCACCGGGTCCTCTGATGATGATAGCCGTATATCAGAGTGCAAAAAGCTGGAAAAACTCTATAAAACTGATATTCGGCCACGTTGTTCTGGAAGCTTTTCTCGTTCTCCTGCTGGTTCTTGGCTTTCAATGGGTCCTGAAATCTCCGCTTGTGACAAAAGTGATAGGCCTTCTTGGAGGGTCTTTCCTTGCCTTCATGGGCGTTTCTCAGCTAACAGCCATCAAAGGTGAGATCTCACAGGTAGAAAAAACCGATCAGAAAATCCCCCTTCCAATCACAGGTGCCCTTGTTTCACTGTCCAACCCGTACTTTCTTCTTTGGTGGATGTCCGTCGGCAGCGCTTTCCTCGTCAAAGCGCAAACATCACTTCTGGCTGGAGTTACTGCCTTCTACTTCGGCCACATTCTCTCAGACATTCTCTGGTACTCTCTGATAGGTGTCTTTGGAAACACCATCTTGAAATCCTCACTGATCTACAAAATAGTGATGACCGTGACCGGTCTGTTCCTCATCGGTTTTGGCCTTTTCTTCGTGCTTGACTCTCTCAGGTGA
- the aroQ gene encoding type II 3-dehydroquinate dehydratase has protein sequence MKVLVVNGPNLNMLGKRDKNIYGNFSHEDLVKMIEDWGRKNGVEVEVFQSNHEGKILDRLHRLDFDGLVINPGAFTHYSYAIRDALEIVKVPKVEVHISNIHRREEFRRRSVTAEVCDGQISGLGVYGYLLALEYIKKKLEELT, from the coding sequence TTGAAAGTACTCGTGGTGAACGGACCCAACTTGAACATGCTCGGAAAAAGAGACAAAAACATCTATGGAAACTTTTCTCATGAGGATCTTGTGAAGATGATAGAAGATTGGGGAAGGAAAAACGGTGTGGAAGTGGAGGTCTTTCAGTCGAACCACGAGGGAAAAATTTTGGATAGACTGCACAGGCTCGATTTCGATGGTCTTGTGATAAACCCGGGGGCTTTCACCCACTACAGCTACGCCATAAGGGATGCCCTGGAGATCGTGAAGGTGCCGAAGGTGGAGGTTCACATATCGAACATACACAGGAGAGAAGAGTTCAGAAGAAGGAGCGTCACGGCTGAGGTGTGCGACGGTCAGATAAGCGGACTTGGTGTGTACGGTTACCTTCTGGCTCTGGAGTACATAAAGAAGAAACTGGAAGAACTCACCTGA